One region of Triticum aestivum cultivar Chinese Spring chromosome 6B, IWGSC CS RefSeq v2.1, whole genome shotgun sequence genomic DNA includes:
- the LOC123135204 gene encoding antimicrobial peptides produces the protein MGVKGGGVVWCLLVAGLLLLAVASAAERDTEEEIRWCKEDCEWKAGEDTGKARECKEHCERRRRHGHEPQDEDGGIPDRCKRECESHEDMDSKLRCTLECWRQQKREGDDSFDEGRNADGRCERMCQHYHDRWEKKQCMKGCRYGESGLLGSDDDGHEHGDRCQTQCKRFRPGSYDRQQCTEKCQCQEKEDEEAMNHHGGGGHGHGDRCQTQCKRFRPGSYDRWQCTERCQSHQQDDEEAMNHHGGGGHGHGDRCQAQCKRFPRGSYDRWQCTERCQSHQQDDEEVMNHHGGGGHGHGGSSCEQKCQQRYRHEYEKEQCVRDCKSGGGGGPGGRGREGDERRHDTAMVVEAILEEV, from the coding sequence ATGGGTGTCAAGGGTGGTGGTGTCGTGTGGTGTCTCCTCGTCGCCGGGCTCCTTCTCCTGGCCGTGGCCTCCGCGGCGGAGCGGGACACGGAGGAGGAGATCCGGTGGTGCAAGGAGGACTGCGAATGGAAGGCGGGGGAGGACACCGGGAAGGCCAGGGAGTGCAAGGAGCActgcgagcgccgccgccgccacggccacgaGCCGCAGGACGAAGACGGCGGCATCCCTGACCGCTGCAAGAGGGAGTGCGAGAGCCATGAGGACATGGATAGCAAGCTGCGGTGCACGCTGGAATGCTGGCGACAGCAAAAGCGGGAGGGCGACGACAGCTTCGACGAGGGCCGCAACGCCGACGGCAGGTGCGAGAGGATGTGCCAGCACTACCACGACCGGTGGGAGAAAAAGCAGTGCATGAAAGGCTGCAGATATGGCGAGTCCGGCCTCCTCGGCTCCGACGACGACGGCCACGAACACGGAGACCGCTGCCAAACACAGTGCAAGCGCTTCCGGCCCGGGTCATACGACAGGCAACAGTGCACCGAAAAGTGCCAGTGCCAGGagaaggaggacgaggaggcgatgAACCACCATggcggtggtggccatggccaCGGAGACCGCTGCCAAACACAGTGCAAGCGCTTCCGGCCGGGTTCATACGATAGGTGGCAGTGCACTGAGAGGTGCCAGAGCCATCAGCAGGACGACGAGGAGGCGATGAACCACcacggcggcggtggccatggccaCGGCGACCGCTGCCAGGCACAGTGCAAGCGCTTCCCGCGCGGGTCGTACGACAGATGGCAGTGCACGGAGAGGTGCCAGAGCCATCAGCAGGACGACGAGGAGGTGATGAAccaccacggcggcggcggccacggccacggcggcaGCAGCTGCGAGCAGAAATGCCAGCAGCGATACCGCCACGAGTACGAGAAGGAGCAGTGCGTGCGAGACTGCaaaagcggcggtggcggcggccccgGCGGGCGTGGCCGCGAGGGCGACGAGCGCCGGCACGACACGGCGATGGTGGTCGAAGCCATCCTCGAGGAGGTGTAA